The following proteins come from a genomic window of Sorex araneus isolate mSorAra2 chromosome 1, mSorAra2.pri, whole genome shotgun sequence:
- the CAV2 gene encoding caveolin-2, protein MGLETEKADVQLFMDDDAYSRHSGVDYADPEKLAEPGPDRDPHRLNSELKVGFEDVIAEPATTHSFDKVWVCSHALFEVSKYVLYKFLTLFLAIPLAFAAGVLLATLSCLHIWILMPFVKTCLMVLPSVQTIWRSVTDVVIAPLCASIGRSFSSVNMQLSHD, encoded by the exons ATGGGGCTGGAGACCGAGAAGGCCGACGTGCAGCTCTTCATGGACGACGACGCCTACAGCCGCCACAGCGGCGTCGACTACGCCGACCCGGAGAAGTTGGCCGAGCCGGGCCCCGATCGGGATCCGCACCGGCTCAACTCGGAGCTCAAG GTGGGCTTCGAGGATGTGATCGCCGAGCCTGCCACCACGCACTCCTTCGACAAAGTCTGGGTCTGCAGCCACGCCCTGTTCGAAGTCAGCAAGTACGTGCTCTACAAGTTCCTGACCCTGTTCCTGGCCATCCCCCTGGCCTTCGCCGCGGGAGTCCTCCTGGCCACCCTCAGCTGCCTGCACATCTG GATTTTAATGCCTTTTGTAAAGACCTGCCTAATGGTCCTACCTTCTGTGCAGACAATATGGAGGAGTGTGACAGATGTTGTCATTGCCCCTTTGTGTGCAAGCATAGGACGCAGCTTCTCTTCTGTCAATATGCAGCTGAGCCATGACTGA